Proteins encoded together in one Planctomyces sp. SH-PL14 window:
- a CDS encoding sensor histidine kinase, with the protein MSWSLRYQMIVPLAALVAMLIFHISSIRTAHEMGRLDVAERRETADLARTLSPLDAGHLREELEAAKASRPGWNFVAFRDADVLAATLPLEEREREVLASIPPQSVERSSRDMIIDMPHSSDYFWITVTEVPDWPAGTKLVGVYSRGYARGLDNRIITISEILAVSAVSLVILGAVWYSHHLSRRVVRIQEQVERIAAGELHQPADEQGKDEIGRLAKSVNAMAADLDRARKQLRDSERSRLHAQLAGGLGHELRNGIHGAKISLEIYREQLPATEGQTTRSRLLANALRQLEVTGTLISRFLAIGRKPMRQNRTAKELSDILSETQAIVEPIARHGEITFESRGDIDVPFRIDDAEEFRAALINLCMNGMEAAGRGGKLILSTAMSDTGATVQVQDNGPGPPDAIAETLFEPFETTKRDGIGLGLVQARGAVEAERGTLDWRREGDWTVFSIHLPRTDRAVPDAIAPSIAPAAEAHVLS; encoded by the coding sequence ATGTCCTGGTCTCTCCGCTATCAGATGATCGTCCCGCTCGCCGCACTCGTGGCGATGCTGATCTTCCACATCTCCAGCATCCGCACGGCACACGAGATGGGACGGCTCGACGTCGCCGAGCGGAGGGAGACCGCGGACCTGGCCCGCACCCTCTCTCCATTGGATGCCGGGCACCTTCGCGAGGAGCTCGAGGCCGCCAAGGCCAGTCGGCCCGGATGGAACTTCGTCGCCTTCCGGGACGCCGACGTCCTGGCCGCGACGCTCCCGCTCGAGGAGCGCGAGCGAGAAGTCCTGGCATCGATTCCCCCGCAGTCGGTCGAGCGGTCCTCGCGGGACATGATCATCGACATGCCGCACTCGTCGGACTACTTCTGGATCACGGTCACGGAAGTGCCGGACTGGCCCGCGGGGACCAAGCTGGTCGGCGTCTATTCCCGCGGGTACGCGCGGGGACTCGACAACCGGATCATCACCATCTCGGAAATCCTCGCCGTCTCGGCGGTCTCGCTCGTGATCCTGGGGGCGGTCTGGTACAGCCACCACCTCAGCCGCCGCGTCGTCCGCATCCAGGAGCAGGTCGAACGGATCGCCGCCGGAGAACTGCATCAACCGGCGGACGAGCAGGGGAAGGACGAGATCGGCCGCCTGGCGAAGTCCGTGAACGCGATGGCCGCCGATCTCGACCGGGCCCGGAAGCAGCTGCGGGACTCCGAGCGGTCCCGCCTGCATGCGCAGCTCGCGGGGGGACTCGGCCACGAACTCCGCAACGGGATCCACGGGGCGAAGATCTCGCTGGAGATTTACCGCGAGCAACTCCCCGCAACCGAAGGACAGACGACGCGGTCGCGGCTGCTCGCGAATGCGCTCCGGCAGCTCGAAGTGACCGGGACGCTCATCAGCCGCTTCCTCGCGATCGGCCGCAAGCCGATGCGGCAGAATCGGACCGCCAAGGAGCTGTCCGACATCCTGTCGGAGACGCAGGCGATCGTGGAGCCGATCGCCCGCCACGGCGAGATCACCTTCGAGAGCCGCGGCGACATCGACGTCCCGTTCCGGATCGACGACGCGGAAGAGTTCCGCGCGGCACTCATCAATCTCTGCATGAACGGCATGGAGGCGGCCGGACGCGGCGGGAAGCTGATCCTGAGCACCGCCATGTCCGACACGGGGGCAACCGTCCAAGTCCAGGACAACGGCCCCGGACCGCCCGATGCGATCGCCGAGACCCTGTTCGAACCGTTCGAGACGACGAAGCGGGACGGGATCGGCCTGGGGCTCGTCCAGGCCCGCGGCGCCGTCGAGGCGGAACGGGGAACGCTGGACTGGCGGCGCGAAGGAGACTGGACCGTGTTCTCGATCCACCTGCCGCGGACGGACCGCGCGGTGCCCGACGCGATCGCGCCTTCGATCGCTCCCGCCGCGGAAGCCCACGTGCTCTCCTGA
- a CDS encoding sigma-54-dependent transcriptional regulator: MADILIVDDEPVHCDSLQLFLEENGHRVSIASSAEQAFDLVERTPFRALLLDIRLPGLDGLSAIPRLRSRLGDAPIIVMTAFGTLDTAMESLKLGVFEYLIKPFSLSDLRGVLRRALASEATAPADPVTPAPPAGDAEAPAIIGTSPAMQRIFNQIAMVASTDVPVLITGESGTGKEIVAQTIHRYSRRGGSRFVPVLLAALSPGLIESELFGHARGSYTGAESHRTGLLEQAAGGTVLLDELGDIPLSLQVKLLRAIEQREVSRVGEDLPRRIDARFLAATNRSLPDLIARGLFREDLYYRLGVYHIELPPLRDRREDIPELARHFLSRVSALHPSRGFSSAAMDELLNRPWRGNVRELRNAVEHAALVSRGTLIAPSHLPLPLGGLPPRPSGSGVSMRSEVERWLKERIANEDPQTWKARLHGELLTEVEDDLIELTMRLCQDNQSAACRVLGVDPKTLRSKLATASLKRRT, from the coding sequence ATGGCCGACATCCTGATCGTGGACGACGAACCGGTCCACTGCGACAGCCTCCAGTTGTTCCTCGAAGAGAACGGGCACCGGGTCTCGATCGCCAGCTCGGCCGAACAGGCGTTCGATCTCGTGGAGCGGACACCGTTCCGCGCCCTGCTCCTCGACATCCGTCTTCCGGGACTCGATGGTCTCTCGGCGATTCCGCGTCTGCGGAGCCGGCTGGGGGACGCGCCGATCATCGTCATGACGGCGTTCGGAACGCTCGACACCGCGATGGAGTCGCTGAAGCTCGGCGTCTTCGAATACCTCATCAAACCGTTCTCGCTGAGCGACCTCCGCGGCGTTCTCCGCCGCGCGCTGGCGTCCGAGGCGACCGCACCGGCGGATCCCGTGACTCCCGCTCCGCCCGCCGGCGATGCGGAGGCGCCGGCGATCATCGGCACCTCGCCGGCGATGCAGCGGATCTTCAACCAGATCGCGATGGTCGCCTCGACCGATGTTCCGGTCCTGATCACGGGAGAGAGCGGGACCGGCAAGGAGATCGTCGCCCAGACGATTCATCGGTACAGCCGCCGCGGCGGGTCGCGCTTTGTTCCGGTCCTGCTCGCGGCCCTGAGCCCCGGCCTGATCGAGAGCGAGCTGTTCGGCCACGCGCGGGGCTCGTACACAGGAGCGGAGTCGCACCGGACCGGGCTCCTCGAACAGGCGGCCGGCGGCACCGTACTTCTCGACGAGCTGGGGGACATCCCGCTGTCACTCCAGGTAAAGCTGCTCCGCGCGATCGAGCAGCGCGAGGTGAGCCGCGTCGGCGAGGACCTGCCGCGGCGGATCGACGCCCGCTTCCTGGCGGCGACAAACCGGTCGCTGCCCGACCTGATCGCCCGCGGCCTCTTCCGCGAGGACCTCTACTACCGGCTCGGCGTCTACCATATCGAGCTTCCTCCCCTCCGCGACCGCCGCGAAGACATCCCGGAGCTGGCGCGGCACTTCCTGTCGCGAGTCAGCGCCCTCCATCCGAGCCGCGGATTCTCGTCGGCGGCGATGGACGAACTCCTGAACCGTCCCTGGCGGGGGAACGTCCGTGAACTGCGGAACGCGGTCGAGCACGCGGCGCTCGTCTCGCGGGGAACGCTCATCGCGCCGAGTCATCTCCCGCTTCCGCTCGGCGGGCTGCCGCCGCGGCCCTCCGGCTCCGGCGTCTCGATGCGGAGCGAAGTGGAACGCTGGCTGAAGGAACGGATCGCCAACGAAGACCCGCAGACCTGGAAGGCCCGGCTCCACGGGGAACTCCTTACGGAAGTCGAGGACGATCTCATTGAGCTGACGATGCGGCTCTGCCAGGACAACCAGTCCGCCGCCTGCCGGGTTCTCGGCGTCGATCCCAAGACGCTCCGCTCCAAACTCGCCACCGCGTCTCTCAAGCGGCGGACCTGA